A region from the Nostoc sp. HK-01 genome encodes:
- a CDS encoding transposase — MVEPRPPKQTVKFVDEYCLWYKKLFSDVRNFEAFKYLHIGCISDIKRKSLPEIAKIVGLENYQGLHHFLTTPYWEVEQLRALRLELILQILKGRPIILIIDETGDKKKGTTTDYVKRQYIGNLGKVENGVVAVTAYGVFCGMTFPLLFEVYKPREKLKPGDKYLTKPQIGAMLIRKLQSMGFKFNLVLADSLYGESGTNFVSVLDELDLNYLVAIRSNHSVDLLKGQYTQYLKWQKFKRVFSDLSSENRFIREIIHGKRGEHRYWQITTDTEALPGNSTWYVMSKYPDITPREVGNFYGLRTWVEYGLKQSKNELGWADYRFTRYEDIERWWEIVCSAYLMVSLHSESLRPSPPSPQSAFASHPWWDHGKGWKNILNNLRLIIQPFVLFNLIYPWLTVFSIPQLYEGFSQLQAIVYRLTSPIFIFLTHPEFYFSSA, encoded by the coding sequence ATGGTAGAGCCTCGTCCACCTAAACAAACTGTTAAATTTGTGGATGAATATTGTCTTTGGTATAAAAAGCTGTTTTCAGATGTCAGAAATTTTGAAGCGTTTAAGTATCTGCATATAGGATGTATTTCTGATATAAAACGAAAGAGTCTACCAGAAATAGCAAAAATTGTTGGATTAGAGAACTATCAAGGGCTACACCATTTCTTAACTACCCCATATTGGGAAGTAGAACAGTTAAGAGCTTTAAGATTAGAGCTAATTCTACAAATACTCAAAGGTAGACCAATCATTTTAATTATTGATGAAACCGGAGATAAAAAGAAAGGTACGACCACAGATTATGTGAAACGTCAGTACATAGGTAATTTGGGGAAAGTAGAGAACGGAGTTGTGGCAGTTACAGCCTATGGTGTATTTTGTGGAATGACATTCCCACTACTGTTTGAAGTGTACAAACCACGGGAGAAATTAAAGCCAGGAGATAAATATCTGACCAAGCCTCAAATCGGGGCAATGCTAATACGAAAGTTACAGTCGATGGGTTTTAAATTCAACTTGGTACTGGCTGATAGCTTATATGGCGAAAGCGGCACAAATTTTGTATCTGTATTAGATGAACTAGATTTAAATTATTTAGTAGCAATACGCTCAAACCATTCTGTAGACTTGCTTAAAGGTCAGTATACTCAATATTTAAAGTGGCAGAAATTTAAAAGAGTATTCTCTGACTTAAGTAGTGAAAATCGATTTATTAGAGAAATAATTCACGGCAAACGTGGCGAACATAGATATTGGCAAATTACCACAGATACTGAAGCATTACCCGGAAACTCTACCTGGTATGTGATGAGCAAATATCCCGACATCACACCTAGAGAGGTTGGGAATTTTTATGGGTTAAGAACATGGGTAGAATATGGTTTAAAACAAAGTAAGAATGAATTAGGTTGGGCTGATTATCGTTTTACTCGCTATGAAGATATTGAACGCTGGTGGGAAATTGTCTGTAGTGCCTACCTTATGGTTAGTCTTCATTCAGAATCTCTGCGTCCTTCTCCTCCATCTCCTCAATCAGCATTCGCTTCTCACCCCTGGTGGGATCATGGTAAAGGTTGGAAGAATATTCTCAACAATCTGCGTTTAATTATTCAACCTTTCGTTTTATTTAATCTCATATATCCCTGGTTAACAGTTTTTTCTATTCCTCAACTGTATGAGGGTTTTTCTCAGCTTCAAGCCATCGTTTATAGGCTTACTTCTCCAATTTTTATCTTCCTAACTCACCCTGAATTCTATTTTTCCTCTGCCTAA
- a CDS encoding orange carotenoid protein, translating into MSFTIESARSIFPDTLVANVVPATVESCNQLSAEDQLALLWFAYTEMGVTITPAAMGAANMVFAEKTLTQIKQMSAEKQTQMMCDLVNHADTPICRTYSSFGTNIKLGFWYELGEWMKLGIVAPIPEGYPCCVTLGRGKIEFRVS; encoded by the coding sequence ATGTCCTTTACTATCGAGTCTGCGCGCTCTATTTTTCCCGACACTCTAGTTGCTAATGTGGTTCCGGCTACGGTTGAATCATGTAATCAACTCAGCGCTGAGGATCAGTTAGCTTTGCTTTGGTTTGCTTATACCGAGATGGGAGTTACAATCACTCCTGCTGCTATGGGAGCAGCTAATATGGTCTTCGCAGAAAAAACTCTGACGCAAATTAAGCAGATGTCCGCTGAGAAGCAAACGCAAATGATGTGCGATCTAGTGAACCATGCTGATACTCCCATCTGCCGTACCTATTCATCTTTCGGCACAAACATCAAGTTGGGCTTCTGGTATGAGTTAGGTGAGTGGATGAAACTAGGAATCGTTGCCCCGATTCCAGAAGGTTATCCCTGTTGTGTCACTTTAGGCAGAGGAAAAATAGAATTCAGGGTGAGTTAG
- a CDS encoding pentapeptide repeat protein: protein MDANEVLRRYANGERNFREADWRGISLTNANLSGIDLSGAHLSNADLSDSDLSNANLNWAGLKGTNFSRANLRGAKMPDGRKHNDLLESANYFSS from the coding sequence ATGGATGCCAATGAAGTTTTAAGACGATATGCCAACGGAGAAAGAAATTTTAGAGAGGCAGACTGGAGAGGAATCAGCCTAACTAACGCAAATTTGAGTGGAATAGATTTGAGTGGCGCACATTTGAGTAACGCAGATTTGAGCGACTCAGATTTAAGCAATGCTAATTTAAACTGGGCTGGACTCAAAGGAACCAATTTCAGTAGGGCAAATCTGCGGGGAGCAAAAATGCCTGATGGAAGAAAACACAATGATCTCTTGGAGTCTGCTAATTATTTCTCTAGTTAA
- a CDS encoding dienelactone hydrolase, whose amino-acid sequence MKIAQTEVLISTLSGQMPAVLITPDQPGRKPAVLLLMEAFGVTTHIQNVAVRIAHQGYEVLIPDLYYRELPNNKFGYDELEQAMAMMWRLDFGQPLEDDIRAVLMYLKSLPNVDADRIGVTGFCLGGGLTFFTACKLSNQIAAAAPFYGMVLDEWIEAVADITVPVYLFFGGQDIFISSDRIQQINTRFQGLGKDYHLKVYPDAGHGFFCDERSDYNRTAAEDAWQELIGFFKQHLHPGK is encoded by the coding sequence ATGAAAATTGCACAAACTGAGGTGCTGATTTCTACTTTATCTGGACAAATGCCTGCTGTCTTAATCACACCAGATCAGCCTGGACGCAAACCCGCTGTCCTGCTTTTGATGGAAGCATTTGGCGTGACCACACACATACAAAATGTCGCTGTCCGAATTGCTCATCAAGGGTATGAGGTACTAATACCAGATTTATACTATCGTGAATTGCCAAATAACAAATTTGGTTATGACGAACTAGAGCAGGCGATGGCTATGATGTGGCGGTTAGATTTCGGACAACCTTTGGAAGATGACATTCGCGCCGTATTGATGTACTTAAAGTCTCTGCCAAATGTTGATGCGGATCGGATTGGAGTCACGGGATTTTGTTTGGGAGGTGGATTGACTTTTTTCACCGCTTGTAAGTTATCCAACCAAATCGCTGCCGCGGCTCCCTTTTACGGCATGGTTTTAGATGAGTGGATTGAGGCAGTTGCAGATATTACTGTACCTGTATATTTGTTTTTTGGTGGTCAAGATATTTTTATTTCGAGCGATCGCATTCAGCAAATCAACACTCGATTTCAAGGACTGGGCAAAGACTATCACCTCAAAGTTTATCCCGATGCAGGGCATGGCTTTTTCTGTGACGAACGCTCAGACTACAACCGCACCGCCGCCGAAGATGCTTGGCAGGAATTAATCGGATTCTTCAAGCAACATTTACACCCAGGGAAATAA